CTCGCGTTGACCTGGGGTTTTGCTCGTATTGCTCGCATGTCAACGTCTTGTTAACGCCATATGGCGCGCCCTAACGTCATCCGCACCGCCGGCTCCGGCGGGAGTTCAAGGGTGAACGATAGGTATCCATATGCTGACCATCCTCGGCTTTGCCATGATCGGGACCTTTCTGGTCCTGATCATGATGAAGAAGATGTCGCCGATCGCGGCGCTCGTCCTGATCCCCGCCCTCTTCTGCGTGGCCGTGGGGAAGGGAGCCCATCTCGGCGACTACGTCATCGAGGGCGTCGGCAATCTGGCGCCGACCGCCGCCATGCTGATGTTCGCGATCGTCTACTTCGGCGTGATGATCGACGTCGGACTCTTCGACCCGATCGTCCGGGGCATCCTGCGCTTCTGCAAGGCCGACCCGATGCGCATCGTCATCGGTACGGCGGTGCTCGCCGCGATCGTCTCGCTGGACGGCGACGGCTCCACCACCTTCATGATCACCGTCTCGGCGATGTATCCGCTCTACAAGCGCCTGAAGATGAGCCTGGTCGTGATGACCGGGGTCGCCGCCACGGCGAACGGCGTCATGAACACCCTGCCCTGGGGCGGTCCCACGGCCCGCGCCGCCACCGCGCTGAAGCTGGACGCGGGCGACATCTTCGTCCCCATGATCCCGGCGCTCGGCGTCGGGCTGCTTGCGGTGATCCTGCTGGCCGTGGTCCTCGGCAGGCGTGAGCGCAAGCGGCTCGGCACCCTCACCCTCGACGGGGAGCCGGCGGCCGAGTCGGTCACGGAGCCGGAGCAGGTCCTGGTGGCCGCGGGCGGCGGCAGTGACCGGCTGCGCAAGAGCACCGGCGGCGCGGGTGCAGGCGGTACGGGATCCGAGGATGCGGAGGAGACCGACGAGGGCTTCAAGGGCCTCGACCCCCACCGTGCCACCCTGCGACCCAAGCTCTACTGGTTCAACGCGGCCCTCACCATCGCCCTGCTCACCGCGATGATCATGGAACTGATGCCGATCCCGGTGCTCTTCCTCCTCGGCGCGGCCCTCGCCCTCACCGTCAACTTCCCCCACATGCCCGACCAGCGGGCCCGGATCGCGGCCCACGCCGACAACGTGCTCAACGTCTCCGGCATGGTCTTCGCCGCAGCGGTCTTCACCGGCGTGCTCACCGGAACCGGCATGGTCGACCACATGGCCGACTGGCTGGTCGGTGCGATCCCGGAGGGCATGGGGCCGCACATGGCCCTCGTCACGGGCGTGCTGAGCATCCCGCTCACGTACTTCATGTCCAACGACGGCTTCTACTTCGGCGTCGTGCCCGTGCTCGCCGAGGCCGGCGCCGCGCACGGTGTCTCCCCGCTGGAGATCGCCCGCGCCTCCCTGGTCGGCCAGCCCCTGCACATGTCGTCCCCGCTGGTGCCCGCCGTCTACGTCCTCGTCGGCATGGCCAAGGTCGAGTTCGGCGACCACACCCGCTTCACCGTCAAGTGGGCCGCGCTCACCTCCCTCGTGGTGCTCGGCGCCGGACTCCTGTTCGGGATCATCTGATCCATGACCGACATCGCCCGGCCCGGCCGGAGCTGGCTGCTGCGCCTCGTCATCGCCTTCGCCTTCGCGCAGGGAGCGGTGTCGATGGCGCGGCCCGCCGTCTCCTACCGGGCCCTGGCGCTGGGTGCGGACGAACGTGCCATCGGTGTGATCACCGGGGTGTACGCGCTCCTCCCGCTCTTCGCCGCAGTCCCCCTGGGGCGCCGCACGGACCACGGCCGATGCGCACCGCTGCTGCCGCTCGGCGTCGTCCTGATCGCCGGCGGCTGCGCCCTCAGCGGCCGGGCGGCCTCGCTGACCGCGATGGCGGCCTGGAGCGGGCTCATGGGGCTCGGCCACCTCTGCTTCGTGATCGGGGCCCAGTCGATCGTCGCCCGCCAGTCCGCCCCGGCCGATCAGGACCGCAACTTCGGCCACTTCACCATCGGCGCCTCCCTCGGCCAGCTCATCGGCCCGATCGCCGCCGGGTATCTGATCTCGGAGCGCGACGGCGCGATG
This genomic interval from Streptomyces sp. NBC_00464 contains the following:
- a CDS encoding CitMHS family transporter; the protein is MLTILGFAMIGTFLVLIMMKKMSPIAALVLIPALFCVAVGKGAHLGDYVIEGVGNLAPTAAMLMFAIVYFGVMIDVGLFDPIVRGILRFCKADPMRIVIGTAVLAAIVSLDGDGSTTFMITVSAMYPLYKRLKMSLVVMTGVAATANGVMNTLPWGGPTARAATALKLDAGDIFVPMIPALGVGLLAVILLAVVLGRRERKRLGTLTLDGEPAAESVTEPEQVLVAAGGGSDRLRKSTGGAGAGGTGSEDAEETDEGFKGLDPHRATLRPKLYWFNAALTIALLTAMIMELMPIPVLFLLGAALALTVNFPHMPDQRARIAAHADNVLNVSGMVFAAAVFTGVLTGTGMVDHMADWLVGAIPEGMGPHMALVTGVLSIPLTYFMSNDGFYFGVVPVLAEAGAAHGVSPLEIARASLVGQPLHMSSPLVPAVYVLVGMAKVEFGDHTRFTVKWAALTSLVVLGAGLLFGII